One segment of Tenrec ecaudatus isolate mTenEca1 chromosome 1, mTenEca1.hap1, whole genome shotgun sequence DNA contains the following:
- the SLAMF8 gene encoding SLAM family member 8, with protein MWSLLLWEALLPMAVTGASIQGQVGGSVLLVAKQPPGFQVRDVIWRSLWPSEELLATFFQNSSETLYHSRFLGRAQLHSNLSLELRPLESGDSGNFSVLLVDTVGRAQSQTLQLKVYDAVPRPTVQVFIAATRDAQFPGTCQVFLSCWAPNISDVTYSWRQEETIDTTLKPLGLFANGQVLMVSLGPRDRSVAYSCIVSNPVSWALATVTPWESCHHDAAPGKTSYNDVLLLLLLPASLILVLAGLLSAWHCSPCSGNKKQDARANGVAPETENPPV; from the exons ctctgcttccCATGGCTGTTACTGGTGCCAGCATCCAGGGACAGGTGGGGGGCTCCGTGCTGCTGGTGGCAAAGCAACCTCCCGGGTTCCAAGTCCGTGATGTCATCTGGAGATCTCTCTGGCCTTCGGAGGAGCTCCTGGCCACGTTTTTCCAGAATTCCTCAGAGACTCTATACCACTCCCGCTTCCTGGGCCGAGCCCAGCTACACAGCAACCTCAGCCTGGAGCTGCGGCCACTGGAGTCTGGAGATAGCGGCAACTTCTCTGTTCTGCTAGTAGACACGGTGGGTCGGGCCCAGTCCCAGACCCTGCAGCTCAAGGTGTATG ATGCAGTACCCAGGCCCACGGTCCAAGTGTTCATCGCTGCAACAAGGGACGCCCAGTTCCCTGGGAcctgccaggtctttctctccTGCTGGGCCCCCAACATCAGTGATGTCACTTACAGCTGGCGACAAGAAGAGACCATTGACACTACTCTGAAGCCACTTGGCCTGTTTGCAAATGGACAGGTGCTCATGGTTTCGCTGGGGCCCAGAGACAGGAGTGTGGCCTACTCCTGCATCGTCTCCAACCCTGTCAGCTGGGCCTTGGCCACAGTCACCCCCTGGGAGAGCTGTCACCATGATGCAG CACCAGGGAAAACCTCCTACAAtgatgtgctgctgctgctgctgctgccagccTCGCTGATCCTGGTGCTGGCCGGTCTCCTCTCAGCCTGGCACTGCAGTCCCTGCTCAG GGAACAAGAAGCAAGATGCCCGTGCCAACGGTGTGGCTCCCGAGACAGAGAACCCACCTGTGTAG